The Fusobacterium necrophorum subsp. necrophorum genome has a window encoding:
- the rpsG gene encoding 30S ribosomal protein S7 — protein sequence MSRRRAAVKRDVLPDSRYSDKVVTKVINSIMLDGKKAIAEGIFYGAMDIIKEKTGQEGYDVFKQALENIKPQIEVRSRRIGGATYQVPVEVRADRQQTLAIRWLTLYTRQRKEYGMVEKLAAELIAAANNEGATIKKKEDTYKMAEANRAFAHYKI from the coding sequence ATGTCAAGAAGAAGAGCAGCGGTAAAAAGAGATGTATTACCAGACTCTAGATATTCAGACAAAGTGGTAACTAAAGTTATCAACTCAATCATGTTAGATGGAAAGAAAGCGATTGCAGAAGGAATTTTTTATGGTGCAATGGATATAATAAAGGAAAAAACTGGTCAAGAGGGGTATGACGTTTTCAAGCAAGCTTTAGAAAATATTAAACCTCAAATTGAAGTAAGATCAAGAAGAATCGGAGGGGCTACTTACCAAGTTCCGGTAGAAGTAAGAGCAGATAGACAACAAACATTGGCTATTCGATGGCTTACTCTATACACTAGACAAAGAAAAGAATATGGAATGGTTGAAAAATTAGCAGCGGAATTGATTGCAGCAGCAAATAATGAAGGAGCGACTATTAAGAAAAAAGAAGATACTTATAAAATGGCAGAGGCAAACAGAGCTTTCGCACACTATAAGATCTAG
- a CDS encoding DMT family transporter, producing the protein MAMNQFLLGNGALLLTSFIWGSAFVAQVTGMDLIGPFSFSASRCFLSTLFVFILILFQKEKDTTKLKDLLLGGAACGIFLFLGSSCQQVGLLYTTAGKTSFITSLYIVLVPILGIFFKKKVNLFTWMAVFLGTVGLYLLAMSGLTEGAAINKGDLFVFLGSFFWAGHILIIDHFTKKVNPIKLSCLQFAVTTCLAAIVALSIEAPTLPNIFASWKSIAYAGILSGGIAYTLQIVGQKHTTNATLASLILSLESVFGAIAGFVVLHERLKASEILGCVIMFIAILVAQIPSDFFEKKKGK; encoded by the coding sequence ATGGCTATGAATCAGTTTTTATTGGGAAATGGAGCTTTGTTACTAACATCGTTTATTTGGGGAAGTGCCTTTGTAGCACAGGTCACGGGAATGGATCTCATCGGACCTTTTAGCTTCAGTGCTTCTCGTTGTTTTTTATCTACTCTTTTCGTTTTTATACTGATTCTTTTTCAAAAAGAAAAAGATACCACAAAGCTGAAAGATTTACTTTTGGGTGGAGCTGCCTGTGGTATCTTCCTCTTTTTAGGCTCCTCTTGTCAACAAGTGGGCTTACTGTACACAACTGCGGGAAAAACAAGTTTTATTACTTCACTCTATATTGTATTGGTTCCCATACTGGGAATTTTCTTTAAAAAGAAAGTAAATCTTTTCACTTGGATGGCTGTTTTTTTAGGAACGGTAGGGCTTTACTTACTGGCAATGTCCGGCTTGACAGAGGGAGCAGCGATTAATAAGGGAGACCTTTTTGTTTTCTTGGGTTCTTTTTTCTGGGCAGGTCATATCTTAATCATTGACCATTTTACAAAAAAGGTAAACCCTATTAAACTTTCCTGCTTACAATTTGCTGTGACTACCTGCTTAGCGGCAATCGTTGCTCTGAGCATAGAAGCTCCAACATTACCCAATATTTTTGCTTCTTGGAAGTCCATTGCTTATGCCGGAATTTTGTCGGGGGGAATTGCCTATACTTTACAAATTGTAGGGCAAAAACATACGACAAATGCAACTTTAGCTTCTTTGATTTTAAGTTTAGAATCTGTATTTGGAGCTATTGCAGGTTTCGTGGTTTTACATGAAAGATTGAAAGCGAGTGAAATTTTAGGTTGTGTGATTATGTTTATTGCCATTCTGGTGGCTCAAATTCCAAGTGATTTTTTCGAAAAAAAGAAAGGAAAGTAG
- the tuf gene encoding elongation factor Tu, with product MAKEKYERSKPHVNIGTIGHVDHGKTTTTAAISKVLSDLGLAQKVDFDKIDVAPEEKERGITINTAHIEYETEARHYAHVDCPGHADYVKNMITGAAQMDGAILVVSAADGPMPQTREHILLSRQVGVPYIVVYLNKADMVEDEELLELVEMEVRELLSEYGFPGDEIPIVTGSSLGALNGEQKWVDKIMELMKAVDEYIPTPERAVDQPFLMPIEDVFTITGRGTVVTGRVERGVVKVGEEVEIVGIKATTKTTCTGVEMFRKLLDQGQAGDNIGALLRGTKKEEVERGQVLAKPGSIHPHTNFSGEVYVLTKEEGGRHTPFFTGYRPQFYFRTTDITGAVTLPEGVEMVMPGDNITMTVELIHPIAMETGLRFAIREGGRTVASGVVSEITK from the coding sequence ATGGCAAAAGAAAAATATGAAAGAAGTAAACCGCATGTAAACATCGGAACAATTGGACACGTTGACCATGGAAAGACAACTACCACAGCAGCAATTTCCAAAGTGTTATCTGACTTAGGATTGGCACAAAAAGTAGATTTTGACAAAATTGACGTAGCTCCGGAAGAAAAAGAAAGAGGAATTACCATCAATACCGCTCATATCGAATATGAAACGGAAGCAAGACACTATGCGCACGTAGACTGTCCAGGGCACGCGGATTATGTAAAGAACATGATCACAGGGGCAGCCCAAATGGACGGAGCGATCTTAGTCGTATCCGCAGCAGACGGACCGATGCCACAAACAAGAGAACATATTCTATTATCAAGACAAGTAGGAGTACCATACATCGTAGTATATTTGAATAAAGCGGATATGGTAGAAGATGAAGAATTGTTGGAATTGGTAGAAATGGAAGTACGAGAATTGTTATCCGAATACGGATTCCCAGGAGATGAAATTCCAATTGTAACAGGATCATCTTTAGGAGCATTAAATGGAGAACAAAAATGGGTAGATAAAATTATGGAATTGATGAAGGCGGTAGACGAATACATTCCAACTCCGGAAAGAGCTGTAGATCAACCATTCTTGATGCCGATTGAAGACGTATTTACGATTACGGGAAGAGGAACGGTAGTAACCGGAAGAGTGGAAAGAGGAGTTGTCAAAGTAGGAGAAGAAGTAGAAATCGTAGGAATCAAAGCGACCACAAAGACGACTTGTACGGGAGTGGAAATGTTCCGAAAATTATTGGATCAAGGACAAGCGGGAGATAACATCGGAGCTTTGTTAAGAGGAACGAAGAAAGAAGAAGTGGAAAGAGGACAAGTATTGGCAAAACCGGGAAGTATTCATCCACATACAAACTTTAGTGGAGAAGTCTATGTATTGACCAAAGAAGAAGGAGGAAGACATACTCCGTTCTTCACAGGATACCGACCACAATTCTACTTCAGAACAACGGATATTACAGGTGCAGTAACCTTACCGGAAGGAGTGGAAATGGTAATGCCAGGAGATAATATCACCATGACGGTAGAATTGATTCACCCGATTGCAATGGAAACAGGATTGCGATTTGCAATTCGAGAAGGAGGAAGAACGGTAGCTTCCGGAGTAGTATCTGAAATTACAAAATAG
- the rsmB gene encoding 16S rRNA (cytosine(967)-C(5))-methyltransferase RsmB codes for MAIKNDIIALLQEVEQGKYSNIVLNELFHKKSFQKGEKNFITEVFYGVIRNKIYLDHMISQKVKEIKKDWLQQLFRLSFYQIRFMESDDKGVIWEGVELAKKKYGISVSRFVNAVLRNFQRSFSEEEEKLIKAEKEEILLSYPKWFFQQIKKENPTQYLEILKSLKRTPLLSVRVNLLKYSCEEFEEYLAREEIDIVKKVETVYYLKAGNILASSEFQEGKMIVQDAASYLAAKNLGAKAGEIVLDTCSAPGGKTSVLAEDMKNEGQILSLDIHTHKIKLIQENCKKLGITIVQAVKLDARHLSLQGKKFDRILVDAPCSGYGVLAKKPEGLYTKKPENIGELVILQREILASAAEVLKVGGEMVYSTCTILPQENQENAAWFLETHPNFESVALQIPENVAGSYDEWGGFSIDYQEKVLDSFYMVKWKRLS; via the coding sequence ATGGCAATTAAAAATGATATTATTGCTTTATTACAGGAAGTGGAACAGGGAAAATATTCCAATATTGTTTTGAATGAATTGTTTCATAAAAAAAGTTTTCAAAAGGGAGAAAAAAATTTTATCACGGAAGTATTTTATGGAGTGATTCGGAATAAAATTTATTTGGACCATATGATTTCACAAAAAGTAAAGGAAATCAAAAAGGACTGGTTACAGCAGTTGTTTCGACTTTCTTTTTATCAAATTCGTTTCATGGAAAGTGATGACAAAGGAGTCATTTGGGAGGGAGTGGAATTAGCAAAAAAGAAATACGGTATTTCCGTGTCTCGCTTTGTCAATGCCGTGTTGCGAAATTTTCAGAGAAGTTTTTCAGAAGAGGAAGAAAAACTGATAAAAGCGGAGAAAGAAGAAATTTTACTGTCATATCCGAAATGGTTTTTCCAACAAATCAAAAAGGAAAATCCTACACAGTATTTGGAGATTTTAAAGAGCTTAAAAAGAACACCGTTGTTGAGTGTAAGAGTGAACCTGTTGAAGTATTCCTGTGAGGAATTTGAGGAATATTTAGCAAGAGAAGAGATCGATATTGTAAAGAAAGTCGAAACCGTTTATTATCTGAAAGCGGGAAATATTTTGGCCAGTTCGGAATTTCAAGAAGGAAAAATGATTGTGCAAGATGCAGCTTCTTATTTGGCAGCGAAGAATTTGGGAGCCAAAGCGGGAGAAATTGTTTTGGATACCTGTAGTGCTCCCGGAGGAAAAACTTCCGTGTTGGCGGAAGACATGAAAAATGAAGGACAAATTTTATCTTTGGACATTCATACACACAAAATAAAATTGATTCAGGAAAATTGTAAAAAATTGGGCATTACGATAGTGCAAGCTGTAAAATTGGATGCAAGACATCTTTCTTTGCAAGGGAAAAAGTTTGATAGAATTCTTGTCGATGCTCCTTGTAGCGGATATGGGGTATTGGCAAAAAAACCGGAAGGATTGTATACGAAAAAACCCGAAAATATTGGAGAATTGGTGATATTACAACGAGAAATTTTAGCTTCTGCCGCAGAGGTTTTAAAAGTGGGAGGAGAAATGGTTTATAGTACCTGTACGATTCTTCCACAAGAAAATCAGGAAAATGCTGCATGGTTTTTGGAAACACATCCCAATTTTGAAAGTGTAGCCCTTCAAATTCCGGAGAATGTAGCAGGGTCTTATGATGAGTGGGGAGGCTTTTCCATTGACTATCAAGAAAAAGTTCTGGACTCTTTCTATATGGTCAAATGGAAGAGGTTATCTTGA
- the rpsL gene encoding 30S ribosomal protein S12, with product MPTLSQLVKNGRDTLVEKKKSPALHGNPQRRGVCVRVYTTTPKKPNSALRKVARVKLTNGIEVTCYIPGEGHNLQEHSIVLVRGGRTKDLPGVRYKIIRGALDTAGVAKRKQARSKYGAKKA from the coding sequence ATGCCTACTCTAAGTCAATTAGTTAAAAATGGAAGAGACACATTGGTGGAAAAGAAAAAATCACCAGCATTACACGGTAACCCACAAAGAAGAGGAGTGTGTGTGAGAGTTTATACAACAACTCCTAAGAAACCGAACTCAGCTTTGAGAAAAGTTGCCAGAGTAAAATTAACAAATGGAATTGAAGTAACTTGCTATATTCCTGGGGAAGGACACAACTTACAAGAACACTCAATCGTTTTGGTAAGAGGAGGAAGAACAAAAGATTTACCGGGGGTAAGATATAAGATTATCAGAGGTGCATTGGATACTGCCGGTGTAGCGAAGAGAAAACAAGCAAGATCAAAATATGGAGCGAAAAAAGCGTAA
- the mgtE gene encoding magnesium transporter has product MENILEYLESNRLSELKNILNEENPVDIAEHFEDLSKEKTILVFRILQKDAASEVFSYLSPEKQEEIIESITDEELKRILDELFLDDTVDLVEEMPANIVDKILKNSSAETRKLINQFLKYPENSAGGVMTVEYVSFKNDMTIGQALSYFKNVGMDKEDTDICFVIDKTRHFLGIITLKQLILVEDDVPLVDAMDTSIPTVKTLDDQEDVADLFRKYDYNSIPVVDNENRLVGLITIDDVVDVIDQENTEDFHIMAAMEPSNEEYLRESIFSLAKHRIIWLLVLMISATATGIIIRRYESVLQSVVTLAIFIPMLMDTGGNAGSQSATLIIRGLALGEIELSDIGKIVWKEFRVSILVGVALALVNFLRIYYIDQVGLTISTVVCFSLLITVIIAKVVGGSLPIVAKALRLDPAIMASPLITTIVDACALAIYFQLSSHFLHLVSS; this is encoded by the coding sequence ATGGAGAATATTTTGGAATATTTGGAAAGCAACCGACTTTCTGAATTGAAAAATATTTTAAACGAAGAAAACCCTGTAGACATTGCAGAACATTTTGAAGACTTATCAAAGGAGAAGACTATACTCGTCTTTCGTATTCTCCAGAAAGATGCTGCCTCAGAAGTTTTTTCTTACCTTTCTCCGGAAAAACAGGAAGAAATTATTGAAAGCATTACCGATGAAGAATTGAAAAGAATTTTAGATGAATTGTTTCTTGATGATACTGTAGACTTGGTTGAAGAAATGCCGGCAAATATTGTGGATAAAATTTTAAAAAATTCCTCTGCCGAAACCAGAAAACTTATCAATCAATTTTTGAAATATCCGGAAAATTCAGCTGGTGGAGTCATGACGGTGGAATATGTATCTTTTAAAAATGACATGACTATAGGGCAGGCTCTTTCCTATTTTAAAAACGTGGGAATGGATAAGGAAGATACCGACATTTGTTTTGTCATTGATAAAACAAGACATTTTTTAGGGATTATTACCTTGAAACAGCTCATTCTTGTGGAAGATGATGTTCCTCTTGTCGATGCTATGGATACTTCGATTCCGACAGTCAAAACCTTAGATGACCAAGAAGACGTTGCCGATTTATTCAGAAAATATGACTATAACTCAATTCCTGTTGTAGATAATGAAAATCGTTTGGTAGGACTCATTACGATTGACGACGTAGTTGATGTCATCGACCAAGAAAACACGGAAGACTTCCACATTATGGCTGCAATGGAACCGTCCAATGAGGAGTATCTGAGAGAATCCATTTTCTCCTTGGCAAAGCATAGAATCATTTGGCTACTGGTACTCATGATTTCAGCGACAGCAACGGGAATTATTATCCGAAGATATGAATCCGTTCTGCAATCTGTTGTGACTTTGGCCATTTTTATTCCCATGTTAATGGATACCGGAGGAAACGCAGGCTCTCAGTCTGCAACCCTGATTATTCGTGGTTTGGCTTTGGGAGAAATTGAATTGTCTGATATTGGAAAAATTGTTTGGAAAGAATTTCGTGTTAGTATTTTAGTTGGAGTCGCTTTGGCACTTGTAAATTTTCTACGAATTTACTATATTGATCAAGTTGGACTTACCATCTCTACAGTTGTTTGTTTTAGCCTGCTTATCACGGTTATTATTGCGAAAGTGGTGGGAGGATCCTTGCCAATCGTAGCAAAAGCTCTAAGATTGGATCCTGCTATCATGGCGAGTCCTTTGATTACAACCATTGTAGATGCTTGTGCTCTGGCAATTTATTTCCAATTATCGTCCCATTTTTTACATTTGGTATCTTCATAA
- a CDS encoding IS30 family transposase — MVQQKYTIKREKGKHLTSIERGKIEAYFKLGYSKTKIAQLIDVSRRTIQREIKRGWVEGLQNSDLSLYDTYSAHKAQRKYNDSQRKKEGNLKIDKNYELINFLENSMLIDKNSPYAALESAKKKGFNVNISLKTLYNYIHKELFIKFTEKDMCYKKDIRKKSLKEKRIRKQGGKSIEQRAQLINNREEIGHFEMDTVVGKRGSSSCLLVLTDRKSRLEVIRKLKSKTVKDVVETVKNIVREYPELIKTITSDNGSEFMNAEAIEELGIEYFYAHSYSSGERGSNENNNKLIRRYIKKGVDIGSISEEEIIRIEEWMNSYPRKLFNGKSSLEVYSKELTKYFS; from the coding sequence ATGGTTCAACAAAAGTATACTATAAAAAGAGAAAAAGGTAAACATTTAACTTCCATTGAAAGAGGAAAAATTGAAGCTTACTTTAAATTAGGGTATTCTAAAACTAAGATTGCTCAGTTAATTGATGTTTCTAGGAGAACTATTCAAAGAGAAATTAAAAGAGGTTGGGTAGAAGGATTACAAAACTCTGATTTATCTCTTTACGACACATACTCTGCGCATAAAGCTCAAAGAAAATATAATGATTCTCAAAGAAAAAAAGAAGGTAATTTAAAAATAGATAAGAATTATGAATTAATTAATTTTCTAGAAAACTCTATGCTTATTGATAAAAATTCTCCCTATGCAGCTTTAGAAAGTGCTAAAAAGAAGGGTTTCAATGTAAATATATCATTAAAAACATTGTATAACTATATTCATAAAGAATTATTTATAAAATTTACTGAGAAAGATATGTGTTACAAAAAAGATATAAGAAAAAAATCTCTCAAAGAAAAAAGAATAAGAAAACAAGGAGGAAAATCAATAGAACAAAGGGCACAGCTAATTAATAATAGAGAGGAAATAGGTCATTTTGAGATGGACACTGTTGTAGGCAAAAGAGGAAGCTCTTCATGTCTTTTAGTTCTTACAGATAGAAAATCAAGATTAGAAGTAATAAGAAAATTAAAGTCTAAAACAGTAAAAGATGTTGTGGAAACAGTAAAAAATATTGTTAGAGAATATCCAGAACTAATAAAGACAATTACAAGTGATAATGGAAGCGAATTTATGAATGCTGAAGCAATAGAAGAGTTAGGAATAGAATACTTTTATGCACATAGTTATAGTTCAGGAGAAAGAGGAAGTAATGAAAATAATAATAAATTAATTAGGCGCTATATAAAAAAGGGAGTAGATATAGGTTCTATAAGCGAAGAAGAAATAATAAGAATAGAAGAGTGGATGAATTCATATCCAAGAAAATTATTTAATGGGAAAAGTTCCTTAGAAGTATATTCTAAAGAACTTACAAAATATTTTTCTTAG
- a CDS encoding MFS transporter yields MSRNNVIALLWGESSLKISSILYGSVITAYLLQVGLTNYQIGILWSIVLFSQMIFDYPTGGFADKYGRLKIFTIGMLFMGLSLFMMISENIFLLYSGAIILGVGESQVSGTLFPWFIHTLDEKGLSELERKESIMKVNAQTQYTTNFLGIFIGFLIAPFDLKYKTILMIAGCLYILNGVFIYSFFKDNRSEERDLLKIGKKSIGIFWKEHKLWVYTLAMTLHYIFYSIYLFIWQPRANSLGILESKLGFVQSLFLIGMAVSGFIVKHINIRTYFVYFLASILIPISLVYIYDSSNLKAYLSFMFILSLSNGFIIPLIFGSMHFFIPDDVRSSVVSLISSLSSIFLVFFQVVIGRILDKHNFWYLSFFCFPVGMLYILCIYFIYTWRIRNEK; encoded by the coding sequence ATGAGTAGAAATAATGTAATTGCCTTACTTTGGGGAGAGAGTAGTCTTAAAATCTCTTCGATTCTTTATGGTTCCGTTATAACCGCTTATTTGTTGCAGGTGGGTCTAACAAATTATCAGATTGGAATTTTATGGTCAATAGTCCTATTTTCACAAATGATTTTTGATTATCCGACAGGTGGTTTCGCAGACAAATATGGTCGATTAAAAATCTTTACAATTGGGATGTTATTTATGGGGCTCTCCCTTTTTATGATGATAAGTGAGAATATCTTTCTTTTGTATTCCGGAGCAATTATTTTAGGAGTAGGAGAATCTCAAGTAAGTGGAACATTATTTCCTTGGTTCATTCATACACTAGATGAAAAAGGACTTTCTGAATTAGAAAGAAAAGAAAGTATTATGAAAGTAAACGCTCAAACCCAATATACAACTAATTTTTTAGGTATTTTTATTGGATTTTTAATAGCTCCTTTTGATTTGAAGTATAAGACTATATTGATGATAGCTGGATGCTTGTATATTTTAAATGGTGTTTTTATTTATTCTTTTTTTAAAGATAATAGAAGTGAAGAAAGAGATTTACTAAAAATCGGAAAAAAAAGTATAGGCATTTTTTGGAAGGAACATAAATTATGGGTTTATACATTGGCAATGACACTTCATTATATTTTTTACTCCATTTATTTGTTTATTTGGCAACCTAGGGCTAATTCTTTGGGAATTTTGGAAAGTAAACTCGGATTTGTTCAAAGTTTATTCCTGATTGGAATGGCTGTCAGCGGATTTATAGTGAAACATATAAATATAAGGACATATTTTGTTTATTTCTTAGCAAGTATCTTAATACCAATATCTTTAGTCTATATTTATGATTCTTCAAACTTGAAAGCTTATCTTTCTTTTATGTTTATTTTGTCATTAAGCAATGGTTTCATAATTCCTTTGATTTTTGGAAGTATGCATTTTTTTATTCCGGATGATGTTAGATCTTCGGTAGTGTCCTTGATAAGCTCTTTGTCCAGTATTTTTTTAGTTTTTTTTCAAGTTGTCATCGGAAGAATATTGGATAAGCATAATTTTTGGTACTTGTCCTTTTTTTGTTTCCCTGTCGGAATGCTATATATTCTATGTATTTATTTTATATATACATGGAGGATAAGGAATGAGAAGTAA
- a CDS encoding O-methyltransferase: MLEVLNPINQYLYTKIEEKDPILLELEAYAQQHKVPIVTKEVAEYLKMMLQLKKCHHALEIGTAIGYSGIYIAREISGTLTTIEIDKNRFEEAKKNFEKAKIFNVNQILGDATEEIKHLDETFDFIFIDASKGQYQKFFEDSYPKLQQGGVVFIDNILFRGYVCEEKYPKRYKTLVKKLDEFISYLYKNHNFVLLPFGDGVGIIHKDDNIAMKSK; this comes from the coding sequence ATGTTAGAAGTTTTAAATCCCATCAATCAATATCTTTACACAAAAATAGAAGAAAAAGACCCTATTCTCTTAGAATTGGAAGCATATGCCCAGCAACATAAGGTTCCTATTGTGACCAAAGAAGTGGCAGAATATCTAAAGATGATGTTACAACTAAAAAAATGTCATCATGCTTTAGAGATCGGTACCGCCATCGGGTATTCCGGAATCTATATTGCGAGAGAAATCAGCGGAACCTTAACGACAATAGAAATTGATAAAAATCGTTTTGAAGAAGCGAAAAAAAATTTTGAAAAAGCAAAAATATTCAATGTAAATCAAATCTTAGGAGATGCCACGGAAGAAATCAAACATCTTGATGAAACATTTGACTTTATTTTCATAGATGCCTCCAAAGGACAATATCAAAAATTTTTCGAGGACTCCTACCCCAAGTTACAACAAGGAGGTGTTGTTTTTATCGATAATATTCTATTTCGAGGCTATGTCTGTGAAGAAAAGTATCCGAAACGTTATAAGACTTTAGTAAAAAAATTGGATGAATTTATTTCATATCTCTATAAAAACCATAATTTCGTCCTTCTTCCATTCGGAGATGGAGTTGGAATTATACATAAAGACGACAATATTGCCATGAAATCTAAATAA
- the fusA gene encoding elongation factor G — protein MARKVSLDMTRNVGIMAHIDAGKTTTTERILFFTGVERKLGEVHEGQATMDWMEQEQERGITITSAATTCFWREHRVNIIDTPGHVDFTVEVERSLRVLDGAVAVFSAVDGVQPQSETVWRQADKYQVPRIAFFNKMDRIGANFEMCVSDIREKLGSNPVPIQLPIGAEDQFEGIVDLIEMKEIVWGADSDNGQIFEVREVRESMKEAAEEARQYMLESVVETSDELMEKFFGGEEITVEEIRAALRVATIANTIVPVTCGTAFKNKGVQPLLDAIVDYMPAPTDVAMVAGTDPKDPEKELDRQMSDDAPFAALAFKVMTDPFVGRLTFFRVYAGIVEKGSYVLNSTKGKKERMGRLLQMHANKREEIDVVYCGDIAAAVGLKDTTTGDTLCAENAPIVLEKMEFPEPVISVAVEPKTKADQEKMGIALSKLAEEDPTFRVRTDEETGQTIISGMGELHLEIIVDRMKREFKVESNVGKPQVAYRETITKSVDQEVKYAKQSGGRGQYGHVKVTIEPNPGKEFEFVNKITGGVIPKEYIPAVEKGCREALESGVVAGYPMVDVKVTLYDGSYHEVDSSEMAFKIAGSMALKQGAGKAAAVILEPVFKVEVTTPEEYMGDIIGDLNSRRGMVSGMIDRNGAKIITAKVPLSEMFGYATDLRSKSQGRATYSWEFSEYIQVPASIQKAIQEERGK, from the coding sequence ATGGCTAGGAAAGTATCACTGGATATGACTAGAAACGTTGGAATCATGGCTCACATCGATGCAGGGAAAACGACAACGACAGAAAGAATTCTGTTTTTTACCGGAGTAGAAAGAAAACTTGGGGAAGTTCATGAAGGACAAGCAACTATGGACTGGATGGAACAGGAACAAGAAAGAGGAATTACAATTACATCTGCAGCGACTACATGTTTTTGGCGAGAACATAGAGTTAACATTATAGATACACCAGGACACGTGGACTTCACAGTGGAAGTAGAAAGATCATTGAGAGTATTGGATGGAGCCGTAGCTGTATTCTCAGCAGTAGACGGGGTACAACCACAATCAGAAACTGTTTGGAGACAAGCAGATAAATACCAAGTTCCAAGAATAGCATTTTTCAATAAAATGGATAGAATCGGAGCGAACTTCGAAATGTGTGTTTCTGACATTCGAGAAAAATTAGGATCCAACCCTGTGCCAATTCAATTACCAATTGGAGCGGAAGATCAATTCGAAGGAATTGTGGATTTGATTGAAATGAAGGAAATTGTTTGGGGAGCAGACTCAGACAACGGACAAATTTTCGAAGTAAGAGAAGTAAGAGAAAGTATGAAAGAAGCGGCAGAAGAAGCAAGACAATATATGCTAGAATCTGTAGTGGAAACAAGTGATGAATTGATGGAGAAATTCTTCGGAGGAGAAGAAATCACGGTAGAAGAAATCAGAGCAGCCCTAAGAGTTGCTACGATTGCAAATACTATTGTACCGGTAACTTGTGGAACTGCTTTTAAAAACAAAGGAGTTCAACCTTTATTGGACGCTATTGTAGACTATATGCCGGCACCTACAGATGTAGCTATGGTAGCGGGAACCGATCCTAAAGATCCGGAAAAAGAATTGGATAGACAAATGTCTGACGACGCTCCATTCGCAGCTTTAGCATTTAAGGTTATGACAGACCCGTTTGTAGGAAGATTGACATTCTTCCGAGTATATGCGGGAATTGTAGAAAAAGGATCTTATGTGTTGAATTCTACAAAAGGGAAAAAGGAAAGAATGGGAAGATTGCTTCAAATGCATGCAAATAAAAGGGAAGAAATTGATGTGGTATACTGTGGAGATATTGCAGCGGCAGTAGGATTGAAAGATACCACAACAGGAGATACTCTTTGTGCAGAAAATGCTCCTATTGTATTAGAAAAAATGGAATTCCCGGAACCGGTTATTTCGGTTGCCGTAGAACCGAAAACGAAGGCTGACCAAGAAAAAATGGGAATCGCTTTGTCGAAGTTGGCAGAAGAAGACCCTACTTTCCGAGTAAGAACCGATGAAGAAACCGGTCAAACAATTATCTCAGGAATGGGAGAATTGCACTTGGAAATCATTGTAGATAGAATGAAGAGAGAATTTAAGGTAGAATCCAATGTAGGAAAACCTCAAGTTGCTTATCGAGAAACGATTACAAAATCTGTAGACCAAGAAGTAAAATACGCAAAACAATCCGGAGGACGTGGACAATATGGACATGTTAAGGTTACTATTGAACCAAATCCAGGAAAAGAATTTGAATTTGTGAATAAGATTACAGGAGGAGTGATTCCTAAGGAATATATTCCGGCTGTAGAAAAAGGATGTAGAGAAGCATTGGAATCAGGGGTTGTTGCAGGATACCCTATGGTAGATGTCAAAGTGACTCTTTATGACGGATCTTACCACGAAGTCGATTCCTCAGAAATGGCGTTTAAAATTGCAGGATCTATGGCATTGAAACAAGGAGCCGGAAAAGCAGCTGCCGTTATTTTGGAACCGGTATTTAAAGTAGAAGTAACCACTCCGGAAGAATATATGGGAGACATCATTGGAGACTTAAACTCAAGAAGAGGAATGGTTTCCGGAATGATTGACAGAAACGGAGCAAAAATTATTACTGCGAAAGTACCTTTATCTGAAATGTTCGGATATGCAACCGACTTACGATCTAAGTCACAAGGAAGAGCAACATATTCATGGGAATTCTCAGAATATATTCAAGTTCCGGCATCTATCCAAAAAGCAATTCAAGAAGAAAGAGGAAAATAA